Proteins co-encoded in one Octopus sinensis linkage group LG6, ASM634580v1, whole genome shotgun sequence genomic window:
- the LOC115213021 gene encoding uncharacterized protein LOC115213021 isoform X1 yields MEGTSSNTVSNIRCSGSFSSNSKNSHEFGNCVFYHDDDETLATDVVDQISKVSKCMLYSEIKTRKNNFFGHLSDITQNCTYIILLITENMQKDEQTQHLRDELIRIAPKKIFIITNGEVNTNDFGIASYRKIDWRIPDKDKARKIQAYFKDTEHEIASQEPPKPIIYIANAIMQAGNNNVVNVYEATEKPRDMRELMNLNMNKIEPNEVEPNKVEQITAGLNKTELNKVKPSKAELNKVEPNKVEPNKAELNKIEPSKAELNKAEPNN; encoded by the exons ATGGAAGGCACCAGTTCAAATACTGTTTCTAACATTCGTTGTTCAG GGTCTTTCTCTTCCAACTCCAAAAACAGTCATGAATTTGGTAATTGTGTcttttatcatgatgatgatgagacattaGCTACTGATGTTGTTGACCAAATTTCCAAGGTATCAAAATGTATGCTATATTCGGAGATTAAGAcaagaaaaaataacttttttgggCATTTAAGTGATATCACACAAAATTGTACTTATATTATTTTGCTCATAACAGAAAATATGCAAAAGGATGagcaaactcagcatctgagagATGAATTAATTCGAATTGcaccaaaaaaaatatttattataacaaaTGGAGAAGTAAACACAAACGATTTTGGAATTGCTTCTTATAGAAAAATAGATTGGCGAATACCAGACAAAGATAAAGCGAGAAAAATCCAAGCATATTTTAAAGATACAGAACATGAAATAGCATCACAAGAACCACCTAAACCCATCATTTATATTGCAAATGCCATCATGCAAGCAGGTAACAATAATGTAGTTAAT gTGTATGAGGCCACTGAGAAACCTAGAG ataTGAGGGAATTAATGAatctaaatatgaataaaattgaaCCAAATGAAGTTGAACCAAATAAGGTGGAACAGATTACAGCTGGACTGAATAAGACTGAACTGAATAAGGTCAAACCGAGTAAGGCTGAACTGAATAAGGTTGAACCGAATAAAGTTGAACCAAATAAGGCTGAACTGAATAAGATTGAACCAAGTAAAGCTGAACTGAATAAGGCTGAACcaaataattaa
- the LOC115213021 gene encoding uncharacterized protein LOC115213021 isoform X2: MEGTSSNTVSNIRCSGSFSSNSKNSHEFGNCVFYHDDDETLATDVVDQISKVSKCMLYSEIKTRKNNFFGHLSDITQNCTYIILLITENMQKDEQTQHLRDELIRIAPKKIFIITNGEVNTNDFGIASYRKIDWRIPDKDKARKIQAYFKDTEHEIASQEPPKPIIYIANAIMQAGNNNVVNVYEATEKPRDMRELMNLNMNKIEPNEVEPNKVEQITAGLNKTELNKVKPSKAELNKIEPSKAELNKAEPNN, from the exons ATGGAAGGCACCAGTTCAAATACTGTTTCTAACATTCGTTGTTCAG GGTCTTTCTCTTCCAACTCCAAAAACAGTCATGAATTTGGTAATTGTGTcttttatcatgatgatgatgagacattaGCTACTGATGTTGTTGACCAAATTTCCAAGGTATCAAAATGTATGCTATATTCGGAGATTAAGAcaagaaaaaataacttttttgggCATTTAAGTGATATCACACAAAATTGTACTTATATTATTTTGCTCATAACAGAAAATATGCAAAAGGATGagcaaactcagcatctgagagATGAATTAATTCGAATTGcaccaaaaaaaatatttattataacaaaTGGAGAAGTAAACACAAACGATTTTGGAATTGCTTCTTATAGAAAAATAGATTGGCGAATACCAGACAAAGATAAAGCGAGAAAAATCCAAGCATATTTTAAAGATACAGAACATGAAATAGCATCACAAGAACCACCTAAACCCATCATTTATATTGCAAATGCCATCATGCAAGCAGGTAACAATAATGTAGTTAAT gTGTATGAGGCCACTGAGAAACCTAGAG ataTGAGGGAATTAATGAatctaaatatgaataaaattgaaCCAAATGAAGTTGAACCAAATAAGGTGGAACAGATTACAGCTGGACTGAATAAGACTGAACTGAATAAGGTCAAACCGAGTAAGGCTGAACTGAATAAG ATTGAACCAAGTAAAGCTGAACTGAATAAGGCTGAACcaaataattaa